The following DNA comes from Dehalococcoidia bacterium.
GCCGACGAAGCTGAAATTGGCCGCCTTGCCCTCGAATAGGCCGGACTGCCCCTGCACCGGCGTCAGGTCAAGCGTCGAGCCGCCCACCCCCTGGCTGGTGAACTGGAAGCGGAGCTGCACGCGCTGCACGTCGGCCATGTTCTCGGCCGGGTCCGTCGGCGTGAGCAGCACTTTGAAGTCGTTGTCGCCCACGCGGTTGGGCGAGACCGTAAGCGCGGCGTTCAAGTCTCCGGCGGCGGCCTGATTGCGGTACACCGAGGAGACCACCGCCGAATTCGACGCCGCGCTGCGCGCCGCGCTCTGCGCCCGGTCGTCCTTGGCCGGAACCAGGAAGACCATCACCGCCGTGGCGGCGATCACCGCGGCGCCGAACAGGCTTTCGGCCACGGCCGAACGCTCGAGCCGGCGAGCCTCCCGCTCGACATCGCCCGCGTCCAGCGCCTTGCGCTCGAAGCGACGCGCGATCAGCAGGGCGTTGAGCAGGCCGAAGCCGAGCAGCGGCGCCAGCACGATCAGCTTGATCAGCAGCGTGCGGCCGTACACCGTGTCGGTGAACGAGCCCCACGAATCGAGCTGCACGAGCGCATTGAAGGTGCCCGTCAGCAACACCAGGCCGACGCAGAGCACGGCCATCGTCGAGAAGTTGCGCAGCGCCCTTCCCAGGAAGCGGGTGCGGGCCGCACCCTCGAACCCTCGCCGAATCACCAGAATTGCGGGGAGTTGGACCAGCGACCCCAGCCAGAGCCCGACGCCGGAGAGGTGCAGGAAGTCGCTGCCCGCCGCCCAGAGGGCGCCGCGGCCGGCTGCCGCGTGGCTGGTGAGCGACATCGTCAGCGTGGCGCCGAATCCGACAAGCAGGCCAAGCCCCAGCCCGCCGAAGGCGGCCGGGCCGGCGGGGCGCCGCTCACGCCGCGCCAGCAGCCAGGCAATCACGGCCGCCGCGACGATCAACGTTTCACGGATGATCCAGTACGTGCCGGACCTGGCGCTGAGCAACGAGCCCAACTGGCTGAGCGAGCCGTTCAACTCCGCCTGGCGCAGCAGCGCGGCCAGGTTGACGATCGCCGCGACCAGCGCGGCGGCCGGCACAACCGCGCCGAGCAACCAGAGTGCGAAGCCCTGACCAAGCCGGCGATCCGCCGGTGGCAGCCCATCCGCCGCCGGATAGAGCACCAACGCGGCGAAGCCGAAGCCGCCGGTGATACCGATCAGGCCCAGCAGCAGCAACCAGCGCAGGGCGGAATCGAAGCCGCTGATCCCGGTCGCGCCGCCGCCCCCGCCTGTCGCGGCCGGCGGCGTTCCCGCCGGATTCGAGCCGTCCGCGTTGAGCACCGTGATCGGAAACGTGCCGTCCAGCCGGTGGCCGTCCACCGCCGAGACCGTGGTCCAGGCGATGGTGTAAAAGCCGGGGCTCAACGGGTTGACGCCAACGGTCATTTCGGTCGGGTCGTTCGTGAAGCTGACGGCACCCTTCTCATGACGGCCGCCGGTGGTATCGCGCACCGAGATCGTGCTGAACTTGTGGTCCAGCCCTTCGCTGAAGAAGAGGTCGATCTTCGCGGGAGACGCGGTCAGCCTGGCGTTTTGTGCCGGGTCAGAGCGGATCAGCACCGCATGCGCCAGCACGCGCCGCGGTGCTGGCAACTGGAACAGGAGCATGCACACGAAAACAAAGCCGCCCAGCAGCGCCGGCCGGCGCCACCTCAACCTCGGCCGGGGAGGGCCGGACGATCCCGTACGGCCCCGAGCTTGCACCCGCATCCCCACCACCTCTCCACACCGTCGACCGAACCGGACGGTCAGCGATTCGACGCTGGCACCGCGACCGGCACACGACCGCAAGGCCGGCCTCGCACGCCTGTGACCGGGCGTGCGAGCCACGAAACCCAGCACCGGCAAGTCGGCGCTCGGGATTATCGGTGGCCACGCCGACTGTGTCGCCGGTCCACCAACGCTATCAAGATGCAGCCATCAGGCGGCACGGGGCGGAGGAAGCGGCACACGGAGGGTAATGCCTGCGAGCCGCACGGCGCCACGGCGCCCGGCTCCTACCGGTCGAGCGGCGGGCGCAATCGCGGTGTCGAGGCCGGAAAGGGTCGCCGGCGGAAACTCGCCGGGGCGCGGCGCGCTGGGCGCGGGCTGCATCGCGGTCAGCGGATGAAATGGCTCCGCCGGGGCCGCATGAACGGCCCGCGCGCTGTGCGCCCACGGTGGCCAGGCGGGACGCTGAACGCGCTCGCCGTGGTCGGTAAAGGCGGCGACGCTCTGCCCGGCACCGCCCGCTCGTACGCTGAGCGCGACCCCCGCAAGGATCGGTGCCAGAACGGTCAGCAGAAGCGTGCGCCGCGCAGCCCCGTCCATCCCGACCACCGTAGCAAGCGGGCGCCGGCAGCAGCAAGCGGGCCGCGTCGAGGAGGAGGGAGCTTCCTTCATGACGCGCGACTACGTGATCCAGCAGCTATCCGCCGTGCGCGGCCATGTTCGGCACTTCGCCGATCACGCCGCCCGCCTCGAGATCCGCAAGCGCTTGCTCCGTCAGCCCGAGCAGCGACTGAAAGGCCCAGCGATTGTGCTCGCCGAAGCCGGGCGCGTTGATGCGGATGTGTGCGGGCGCGGCGCCGAAGCGCCAGACGGGCCGCTCCATGCGCCAGGTGCCGGCCACGGCGTGCGTAACCTCCTCGAAGAAGCCCCGGGCTTGCAGGTGTGCGTCGCTATCCAGCAGGTCCCGATAACTTTCGACCGGCGCCGCGGGCACCCCCACGGCCTGCAACGCTTCGGCCGCGGCGAAAGGCGCCTGTGTCGTCGTCCACGCCGCGATCGGCTCGGCGAGCGCCGCGGCATTGCGGTGCCGTGCCAGGCCGTCGGCGAAGCGAAGATCGCTTGCCAGCTCGATCCGGCCGATCACGCGGCAGAGCGCCCTGAATTCGGCATCGCTGCGCACCGCCAGCGCTAACCAGCGATCTTCTCCGGCGCAGGGATAGACTCCGTGGGGCGCCCATGCCGGATGCGCGTTGCCGGCTGGCCGCGGCAATTCACCCGTCATGCTGTACCCGACCACGTACTCGCCCAGCAGCGTGGTCAGCGCCTCGCGCTGCGCGAG
Coding sequences within:
- a CDS encoding CopD family protein; the encoded protein is MLLFQLPAPRRVLAHAVLIRSDPAQNARLTASPAKIDLFFSEGLDHKFSTISVRDTTGGRHEKGAVSFTNDPTEMTVGVNPLSPGFYTIAWTTVSAVDGHRLDGTFPITVLNADGSNPAGTPPAATGGGGGATGISGFDSALRWLLLLGLIGITGGFGFAALVLYPAADGLPPADRRLGQGFALWLLGAVVPAAALVAAIVNLAALLRQAELNGSLSQLGSLLSARSGTYWIIRETLIVAAAVIAWLLARRERRPAGPAAFGGLGLGLLVGFGATLTMSLTSHAAAGRGALWAAGSDFLHLSGVGLWLGSLVQLPAILVIRRGFEGAARTRFLGRALRNFSTMAVLCVGLVLLTGTFNALVQLDSWGSFTDTVYGRTLLIKLIVLAPLLGFGLLNALLIARRFERKALDAGDVEREARRLERSAVAESLFGAAVIAATAVMVFLVPAKDDRAQSAARSAASNSAVVSSVYRNQAAAGDLNAALTVSPNRVGDNDFKVLLTPTDPAENMADVQRVQLRFQFTSQGVGGSTLDLTPVQGQSGLFEGKAANFSFVGDWRVTVNVRRTGHDDVNGNFTVEVPDATGATTSASLSAAGRGITAFPAHGISSEQAWGALLVAFGAALFVFRKRIWNLNPWLGTAGVFGISGFVIVGLVVVVAGMGRRTQNTALVQNPVPSDERSVGAGKAIYAQNCVVCHGSTGHGDGPGAAALNPKPLDLTVHVGLHPDGQLFDWISNGIQRTAMPAWKDKLTVQQRWDLLNYLRTLYVTGGAVPATPATGAVAQR